The following nucleotide sequence is from Coffea eugenioides isolate CCC68of chromosome 10, Ceug_1.0, whole genome shotgun sequence.
ACTCGGACATATTATTGCTTGTACACTTGCTGTTCGGCCTGTAGTTTTGCTTGCTTCCTTTTTCTAGAGATGTTAgtcttatttttgttttttcagcTTTTGGTTATTTGTCAACCTTATTGATGGGTTGCAatatttacttttcttttcttttttttatcaaCTCAATAGTGGCAAGGAGAGTAAACTAATTTGTTTTCTTAGGTAATTTGTAGTTTGCCTTTTATTGGAACTTTATTTTGGTTGGCAATGTCAACCTAGCCAGTTACCAGTGCCACTGGTAATGAAGCTATTTTTTAATTCTTTGTAATGATGATGATCCTTAAAGGATATCaataaatcaaatttcttgactttttgatGGTTTATTAGAGGATGTAGTTTTATATTGCAAACTTCAATGGCATTTCTTCGTGAAGTTTTCTTATTGGATTGGATGAATATTTTGTCAATGTCatgaactttattttttttatttcatttggtAAAATAGTAGTTGAACTCTGAAGCCATTGTTTtgttacaaaataaaatgggtATATTTGATGTCCTTTTTGTAACTATTGCAAAGATTTTGATACACCTTTATGTaactttttataattaattttttaatttgaatAACTGAATGTTTCTGGGCAAGCTTGAAAATTACACCGCGATGCGGTGTTCTCCTCCTAGTGGATCTCAATATGTGATCTTTTGTAATTGCAGCCTATGATTGCACTTTATATTAAGTATTTAGCAAGTCATCTCTTGTCTCTCTAAGACTAACTTGCACTTGAAGATGTTAAGCTATTTGTCAAACTACTTGCCAATCTTTTGTcatcttctcttctcttttgcaatgctaatgatttttttgttttgtttagtctcaTATTGTTAGCTGCATACTTGATTggtaatttataattttaagaATGCTATTTCGCAAACATTACTGTTAATCTTATTTTATATGACAATAGATTATAGGGGGCCTAGGCTGTGCTTAGCACAGCCGATAACCTCCTAGTTATCATTACTCTCTTTAGTGGGTTGCATGGAAGCAAACACAGTCGGTGGCTCACAAACGCAATTCACAGCCCAATTGCAAGCAGCAGGTCACGTGAACGGCGCATGAAGGACGACAACTTTTCAGCAAATCACCAATTGACATGTCAGCAAAAACACACACCTTCGGACAAGTTCCTAAGCACTTAGTCTACCTTAGGTTGATGAAAGATCGACCCCTCAATCGCAGGGAGTATGGTAACGGAGACGGGGTAGGGACGGTCATCAAAAGGATTGTTTCTGAACAGTTCACGATTAGGATTTGGTTCAAAAAAATTGTATAGTCTAAATCACTTCTTATACCTCGTTTTTAATAATATAtgtgaaactcataaaaatttgttttaaaattACACGTTGTGCAAATAAAATTACACCGTATGCAAAATGCACAAAACCGCAGGGAACCGTTCGTAACGAGTGGGGAACGAGAAGGATGGGACAGTACAACAAAAGCCAAGGAGCAATCTTTCCGAAGACAGCTGATATGCCACAGCGACACTCCATAACACTTAATGCAGCTGCCTAAACATCGTtatgaaaaaataaagaagattAAACGGCTGGCATAATTTGTTAATTCTCAGAAGCATAAATCCAAATTATGCAGATTCAGTCTATTCATGCCACGTCGCCATGTattttttcacttgcaaattATCTTTGATAAGATAGATTTTTAGTATTACTGCATTAGTTGTTTAGAAAAGTGAAATTGAATCAAGTATGTAAAAGCAAAATAGAGTCaacaaatataagtatatgcAGTAAAATGGTAAGTTaaacatttaccaaaacaaaagcaaaatagaGTCaacaaatataagtatatgcAATAAAATGGTAAGTTAAACATATACTAGATGCACTAAAGTCGGACCGTTATAAAAGACTTTACTATCTATCATATGTAAAAGTGCCTTGAATGATTTCTATACCATTTATTAAAGTGCTTGGAATGATTAAAATATATTATGTACTCTTCATACataatatattttctttttctctttgttttcaaaaaatattgtaATTGGGAAAAATCAAGGTCCAGTTGCCAACATCTTCATCTCGACAATTGTTAGGCTCCGATCCCCTTCAAATGAGCTCCTTATCCATTTCTATGGTTTTTACcttaatttctatttattttaattctttaatgattattttttttgacttttttcatattttgttttgggtttttctcccttttttgttttgattaattGTGTTGTGTTACTTGATGATAATGATTCAGTAAAGATCAGAATTTTCCTCTGAAgcagatttttttaaaatttcctaaTGATGATTATATTGGCAATCTATAGTGTTATTCATTTAGATACGTCAAATTTTAATAGATGAATTCTAAAGAATTATTTCGTTTTTGTTGTGACAATTTTAGGTCCCATTTTACTATACTAAagaattatttcttttttttttttgtaacaattTTAGTCCCATTTTACCACAAAGAGAGGAAACTTTTAATGAAAATAAATTTGGGATGTTAAATTTAGAACATGATAAGACGGAAGTCTAATGATTCTTTTAGTGAAGGATGTACGAGAGAGATATTTTGGAGGTATTAGTCTGTGTGTGCTTATTAGTGTGAGATCAATGGAGTCTATTTTGTTAATGATTTGATGTTAATTACTATTTTGTTATAATGAATAAGTTCCATAAAAAAAGAGGATATCTTATTCGTGTAAATGGACCCTAATTTGCACATCTTATTAGTGTAAAACGATTTGTGCAGTAGCAATATAcaatgtaaaaaataaaaataaaaaatactatAGGTCCATTTCCAGCTTGGAGTGTTAGTTATAATGCTCATGCAATTAGTCAATAGATCAGTACTGACAATGATCAATGTGCCTATAAATGGCCATGTGATATTGATTTCTCTATTATCTCACTACATTTATGCATTTGTCGTTGTTAAGCTAAATTTTGTGTTAGTACTTGCTCAAAAATTCTAAACATAAAATTCAGTTAGAAAAACACTAAGGTACAAAGAAGGTAATAATAGTTAAGGCCTCAACATTTagcaaacaaaattgataacaTGATATAGTAAGTTCATTCCAAGTTAATTGCATAACACAATTTAGTTAAATCTAAAAAGTTCTAGcaaacatacaaaaaaaaatatcgtCTTCAAATCTTACTAATACCACTTAAGCAATAGCGTAATTACTTGAAATTAAAAAGATgtaagggattttttttttttttttttagcttaacGGCACATCTAGCCTAGCCTaacctactcctactcctaaGGGGAGGGGAAACCTACTCTATGGGGTGGCCCAACTGAGCCGGGGGGAACCTGatggggactgaaccaccatcaGACCAGACGGGTGCACCACACACCGGTATGGATTTAGAACAAACCTCATATTGAGGGACATTGatgggaggcaaggtttgaaCCATTGACCTCCCACTCCACAATTAATGTGGTGGCCAACTCCACTAAAGGAAGTTGGTTGATGTAAGGGATTAGGTGGTAGTCAATAGACTAGGTGGGTAAAGATGGAGATTGTAGCCAACTTAAATGCAACTATTGTAGCGAGCTATGGCCAAATCTATGTATGGTTTCAATCACTTTCGGTTTGACAAGATATTTCGTGCACGTATGTATGGTTGTTCATGAAACTGGCCAGCTAATTCCAATCAATTTTGTTTTGACAAGATATTTTCATGCACGTACGTATGGTTGTTCATGAAACTAGCTCGCTAATTCCAATCTTTAAATAGAGTGTCCGGGCTTAATCACATTAGTCAAGAAGTTTAATTAAAATTACAAACATATGCTACTATTCCTCCTTTCTTTTTGAAACATTAGTTTGCTACCCCTCAACTCTTTTGATTgtttaattccactttgtttttctttctaatactttgctatatatatatagatatatatatatattcatattaCTATTTCACCAAGCATATTACCCCTTATTTAGCCAAATGGGGCACATGTTACAACGCAATTGTgattcaaataaataaattatataagtatacataaatatatatatatattatttatacaTGGATCCAGGTAGGATTTAGTTTAGATCTGAAATTAGATACgaataataaaaaatcaaaCCCTATCTAAATccatgtatgtgtgtgtgtgtaagtAAATTGGATATAGATGCATATGAAACTTTGAAAATGGATAGACTAGTTGATAATAATTCTTCCTTTGAGTTCATAATATTGTATTCAAATTcttgaatgttaattttattatttgaaaacaaaaattgaatggtatttatgttattttttaattttatatatttttaaaatatttttactttagtTATTCACTGTATATTCAGAAAAATACTCACGGATACCTATTGGATTTCTAGATCCATGAGAGCCTGAGTCTGAGTTTACTTTTTCAGATCCATAAAGGTTTCGGTCTGGATCTAACTAAATTTAATAAGTTTGGAACTAGATCAAAGGGATTTAATCCAAATTCTACCCATTTGCATGCCCAAATGCAAGGACAAGTCTATCATGATTTTCCTGATCTAACACCTAAGGAGAATAGTCCTGAATATTTTTCAATTATACTTTCATGATATTGCACATGAGTTTAAAAATAGAATGTGCATAATACCAAATGGAAAGTTAAATGAAGAGTGAAGAAGTTAATGAacattttggaagaaaaaccatATCTTGTTatgaaataatgataagatgtGGATGTCCGTTGATATTCTCTAGATGTGGCTGTCCGTTGATATTCTCAAGAAGgattacaagatgaagatgTCCGTTTGCATTCTCAAGATGATAGTCACATGTATTCTCCCTAGATTCATTGGTATATTGGATGAACTCATTTATGGATGTACTTGATGTACTAAATTCATGTATTTGTATTTAATAAGGTTCATGTACCTTTGATCTTGGATCACCTATATATAGGGGTGTATCCTACTTCCTTTGTAACCTTGTAACATTGAAACCTGGAAGTACTTTGATCagtaaatataataatatatctTCTTCTCACTCTACTATTTCAATCCCTACTTTGggagtttattttattagtttcacaACACATTATCAGCACGAGTCTCTACCTTGAGTTAAGGAGAAGCACGAGTCTCTACTTTGAGCGAAGGAAAAGCACGAGACGCTGTCAAGGTTCTGCCCGAATAACTTTTGACTACTTATCGAGGTAATATTCTTTCCTACGAATCTAGTGCATAGTCTTATGGCTAATCTCACAAAACAAGAGTTCGTACCTCTTGATATttctgaaaaaaattatttatcgtGGGTATTGGATGTTGAAATTCATCTTGAGGCAATGGGTCTTGGTAATACTATTGTTGATGAGAATGATGCCTCAAACCAAGACCGTGCTAAGGCCATGATTTTCCTTCGTCGTCATTTAGATGAAGGACTAAAAGTAGAATATCTTACTGTCAAAGATCCTCTTGTCCTTTGGCGAGATTTGAAAGAAAGATTCGACCACCTGAAGTTGGTCGTTCTTCCAAAGGCCCGATATGATTGGCTCCACTTACGACTACAAGATTTTAAATCTGTCAACGAATATAATTCAGCCATGTTCAGAATTACTTCTTAATTATCATTGTGTGGCGAAAAAGTCACTGATGAAAATATGTTAGAGAAAACATTCTCTACTTTTCATGTCTCTAATATGCTCCTGCAGCAGCAATATAGAGAGAgaggatttaaaaaatattctgaaCTTATTGCATGTCTTCTGTTGGCtgaacaaaataatgaattacTGCTGAAAAATCATGAGTCCCGACCAACTGGTGCAAGTCCATTCCCTGAAGCGAATGGgactcaatttcaaaattctggTCGAGGTCGTGGACGTGGCCGTAGAGGTGGCCGTGGAAGAAGccgtggacgtggccgtggcCGTGGACGTGATCATAGTAGATTTGTGCCTCGTGAAAATTATAGCCGTGGCAAGCAACAAAATATTTctcaagagagagaaaatgacTACGATCCgaaagaaggagaaaagaaagtttatgaagaaaaatgatACCGATGTGGTATGGAAGGTCACTGGTCCCGTACCTGTCGTACGGCTGAACATCTTGTTGACCTCTATCAAGCATCATTGAAAAAGAAGGACAAAGATGTCGAGACAAATTTTATCGACCAAAAGAATGcttatgatgatgatgatgctgaCATGACACACCTGGATATTGCCGATTTCTTTGAGCATCCTGAAGATGCAAAATGAtcatatatttaatatttgtcTAGATGTTTGATATATTGTTAGTTTTGCAGGATTGTCCATTACTTTGGTATGTTGTTTGATATGTTGTTAGTTTTATCAATTTACTTTGCATATGTCTATTCTCGTATCTTTTATCAATATttagtttcatttattttcttcctgaagaagaaatggatgcCAAATGTTtgggatcaaataatggtgatGATAACATTTGTCTCGTTAATAGTGCTTCTGCGCACACTATATTGACAAATAAAagatatttttcttctttggagATGGGAGAGACAAATTTAATACCATCAGTGGTAGTGCAAAATTAATTGAGGGCTCTGGAAGAGTCACTCTATTTTTCCTGAAGGAACCAAAATTGTCGTAAATAATGCACTACTCTCTCCCAACACTCGAAGAAATTTATTAAAGATATCCGTCGAGATGGATATCAAATTGAGACACTGAAtgagataataataaaaatcaaGTCAGATGAAAGTTGATTATATCATATTAATCATTCGAGGGTGTAATGGTTATCGATATAGTTATCTTTATTCTCATTTGATTTATAATCATCACATGCAGTAAACCAGAAGTTTACTGATCCCAATGAATATATGATTTGGCAAAAGTGAGAATATTTGAATGTCGACAAGTATTTATACATACCCCCTTTATATTATACATGGCTCCAAAAGAAATTTATGTCGGATATGCATCACCTTTTACGATTAAATATCGTAAAATATTGATGAATGATCTATTGATGAGTGATCTATCCCGACATTAGGGGGAGGAAAAGATCAACCGAAAGGAAATCATCTGAACAATTGGATTTCCTCGATCCTCATACAAAACAATGTATGTGAACTAgaagttcaagaaattcttcatttgaagaaaattatatTTATCGACTCCAGAAGAGTTATTAAATCAACTATTCCTGCAGGAAATACTCTTGTTAAAATTGATGTCCCTAAAGGACATGTACAAGTGCTACAAATAAAGGCCGGCCTACCTATATAAGGTATACATTGATTTCAAATATCTCCGGAGATTAAATAAATGTCATGACAAAATTTAACCTCCTGAAGAGGTCGCTCCTGAAGAGCCAGCTCCCGAAGAGCCAGCTcctgaagagaatgaaattatagaaaagttaattggagcctaatgaaatgtagcacttgatattatagaagTTGATAAGGATCATGAATCTAGATCAGTTGATGAATGTCGGCATAGAAATGATTGACCAAAATGAAGAGGCCAATACAATCTGAATAAGATTCACTGGCTAAAAGAAATGTTTTTGGGCCTGTAGTCCAAACGCCTGAAGGTGTCAAGCCAGttggatataaatggatttttgtgagaaaaaggaatgaaaagaatgaaatagtgAGATATAAAACAAGACTTGTAGCCCAAGGCTTTTCACAAAGGTctggatttgattatgatgaaacgTATTCACCTGTAATGGATACGATCACATTTAGATATTTTGTGAGTATTGCAGTGCATGAAAAACTTGATATGCGTCTGATGGACGTTGTCTGAAGCATGTAAATCAAATCCTAGAGATATGTATTCTATTAGAATACAAAAGTCTTTGTATGGGCTCAAGCAATCTGGACGTATGTGGCATAACCGTCTCAATGAATGCTTAACTAAAGAAGGTTATACCAATGACCCAATATGTCcatgtgtttttatcaagaaaaatgggtcaaattttgtgattattgcgatatatgttgatgatctcAATTTGATTGGAACTCCTAAAGAGATCCAAAAGGCTGTCGAATATTTGAGATCAAAGAGtttggaaagacaaaattctgccttggtttacaaattgagcatttagAGAGTAAAATTTACCAACCTACTTATACCCAGAAGGTATTAAAGCGATTTCGTCTGGATAAAGCACATATATTAAGTACCCCAATGGTCATCAGATTATTGAATCCTAATAAGGATCCCCTTAGGCCACAAGAGGAACATGAAGAGATACTTGgtcctgaagtaccatatctcagtgcaTTTGGTGCGCTTATtatcttgctaattgtacaagaCCAGATATATCATTTGCTGTGaatttattagcaagatttaATTCCTCGCCTACAAGACGACGTTGGAATGAAGAATGGTGAGATTGATGTGCTACAAATCCGATCGGATAATAATTTGGCAGATTTGTTTACCAAGGCTTTGCAGACTGCTACGTTTGGGAAACTGGTGAAGAATTTTGGTATGCGTCTGCCAAAAGATCTCATATAATGTTTGCATCAGGGGGAGAATTTATtacacaagaatagtgtactctttttccttcactagggttTTTATCCCACTGGGTTTTTCCctagtaaggttttaacgaggcatattctttgtgtcatggacatccaagggggagtgttatgaaataatgataagatgtCTAGATGTCCGTTGATATTCTCTAGATGTGGCTGTCCGTTGATATTCTCAAGAAGgattacaagatgaagatgTCCGTTTGCATTCTCAAGATGATAGTCACATGTATTCTCCCTAGATTCATTGGTACATTGGATGAACTCATTTATGGATGTACTTGATGTACTAAATTCATGTATTAGTACTTAATAGGGTTCATGTACCTTCTATCTTGGATCACCTATATATAGGGGTGAATCCTACTTCCTTTGTAACCTTGTAACATTGAAACCTGGAAGTACTTTGATCagtaaatataataatattctTCTTCTCACTCTACTATTTCAATCCCTACTTTGggagtttattttattagtttcacaacatatctaaattttttcaaaagattACAAAACTTTCTTTCAATATCTGATATTCAAGTCCGTGTCATGAAAGATGTCAATTTAAATTAACATGTTTATAATTGCCGAACTGCTGATCAAGTTAATGCAATGTGGGTTGAAGGAAATAATGCAAACATACCATTTGAGAGAGAAATGGTAGTAAATTCTCATTCTGGTACTAGACACAGAGTTAGGTTGATGCAATGTGGGTTGAAGGAAATAATGCAAACATACCATTTGAGAGAGAAATGGTAGTACATTTTCATTCTGGTACTAGACACAGAGTTAGGCTGATGCAATGTGGGTTGAAGGAAATAATGCAAACATACCATTTGAGAGAGAAATGGTAGCACATTCTCATTCTGGTACTAGACACAGAGTTAGGCAATATTATGGTTGCTATGATGCACTTCGATATCCTATTCtattttcaaatgaagaaataGATTGGCATCAAAATATTCCAAAGATTGATCCTAATGCTTCAATCAAACATGATAATTCAATCTC
It contains:
- the LOC113750793 gene encoding uncharacterized protein LOC113750793; the protein is MGLGNTIVDENDASNQDRAKAMIFLRRHLDEGLKVEYLTVKDPLVLWRDLKERFDHLKLQQYRERGFKKYSELIACLLLAEQNNELLLKNHESRPTGASPFPEANGTQFQNSGRGRGRGRRGGRGRSRGRGRGRGRDHSRFVPRENYSRGKQQNISQERENDYDPKEGEKKVYEEK